A single genomic interval of Deltaproteobacteria bacterium harbors:
- a CDS encoding YicC family protein, whose amino-acid sequence MLRSMTGFGRGTADFEDGTLGCEIRSVNHRFCDVKLRASRDLLPLEAGLLSRIRARLGRGSIEVSLRWEKRPSGKVQLGLDTGLLTTYRERLEEIAAHLGVEPRFDPVALSQVEGILERQERSYEPDALRPAAEAAVDAALELLLAMREREGEALRSDLSSRLQLLEAQCAELQGLADGRLEARRERLEARLLELLGERKLDPDRLAMEVALLAEKADVSEEITRLDTHLASLAELLAAEEPVGRRIDFLVQELNREVNTIGSKAQDAELAAKVMDLKAEIERIREQVQNVE is encoded by the coding sequence ATGCTTCGATCCATGACCGGCTTCGGCCGAGGCACCGCGGACTTCGAGGACGGAACCCTGGGCTGCGAGATCCGCAGCGTGAACCACCGCTTCTGCGACGTGAAGCTCCGGGCCTCCCGGGACCTCCTGCCGCTGGAGGCGGGCCTCCTCTCGCGCATCCGGGCACGCCTGGGGCGCGGCTCGATCGAGGTCTCGCTGCGCTGGGAGAAGCGGCCCTCGGGGAAGGTGCAGCTGGGCCTCGACACCGGGCTCCTCACGACCTACCGCGAGCGCCTCGAGGAGATCGCCGCGCACCTCGGCGTCGAGCCCCGCTTCGATCCCGTCGCGCTCTCGCAGGTGGAGGGGATCCTCGAGCGGCAGGAACGCAGCTACGAGCCCGACGCCCTTCGCCCGGCCGCGGAGGCCGCCGTGGACGCCGCGCTGGAGCTCCTCCTCGCCATGCGCGAGCGGGAGGGTGAGGCCCTGCGCAGCGATCTCTCGAGCCGCCTGCAGCTCCTCGAGGCGCAGTGCGCCGAGCTGCAGGGGCTCGCCGACGGCCGCCTCGAGGCGCGGCGCGAGCGGCTCGAGGCGCGGCTCCTGGAGCTGCTCGGCGAGCGCAAGCTGGATCCCGATCGCCTCGCGATGGAGGTGGCCCTGCTGGCCGAGAAGGCCGACGTCAGCGAGGAGATCACCCGCCTGGACACGCACCTCGCCTCCCTCGCGGAGCTGCTCGCGGCCGAGGAGCCGGTGGGGCGGCGGATCGACTTCCTCGTGCAGGAGCTCAACCGCGAGGTGAACACGATCGGCTCGAAGGCCCAGGACGCGGAGCTCGCCGCGAAGGTGATGGATCTGAAGGCCGAGATCGAGCGCATCCGAGAGCAGGTGCAGAATGTCGAATGA
- the gmk gene encoding guanylate kinase yields MSNEPPPPRSEGVLLVISAASGAGKTTLARRLLGDDPRAAFSVSYTTRARRGKEVDGVDYHFVDDAGFDALIAEGALVEWAQVHGHRYGTSHATIREGLAAGKIVIFDIDVQGGEQIAAAYPEALTVWVMAPGAEELERRLRGRGTDAAEQVERRLAVAAEENARGLRCYRFLVVNDRLEEALGDLKALLRAESCRLPR; encoded by the coding sequence ATGTCGAATGAGCCTCCTCCTCCGCGCAGCGAGGGCGTGCTGCTGGTGATCTCGGCCGCCTCTGGCGCGGGCAAGACCACGCTCGCCCGCCGCCTCCTCGGCGACGATCCTCGCGCCGCCTTCAGCGTCTCCTACACGACCCGCGCGCGGCGCGGGAAAGAGGTCGACGGCGTCGACTACCACTTCGTGGACGACGCGGGCTTCGATGCGTTGATCGCCGAGGGGGCGCTGGTGGAGTGGGCCCAGGTGCACGGGCACCGCTACGGCACCTCGCACGCGACGATCCGCGAGGGCCTGGCCGCCGGGAAGATCGTGATCTTCGACATCGACGTGCAGGGCGGCGAGCAGATCGCCGCGGCCTATCCGGAGGCGCTCACCGTCTGGGTGATGGCGCCCGGCGCCGAGGAGCTCGAGCGGAGGCTGCGGGGAAGGGGTACGGACGCCGCCGAGCAGGTCGAGCGACGCCTGGCGGTGGCCGCCGAGGAGAACGCCCGGGGCCTGCGCTGCTACCGCTTCCTGGTGGTGAACGATCGCCTCGAGGAGGCCCTGGGGGACCTGAAGGCCCTCCTGCGGGCGGAATCCTGCCGATTGCCCCGCTAG